The following proteins are encoded in a genomic region of Aliiroseovarius sp. F47248L:
- a CDS encoding LysE family translocator, whose amino-acid sequence MFSTTLALILFLAPLAYSPGPGNMVFATMGARFGLRTTLPANFGYHVATWLVTFGLGLGFSALIAKAPTLFEVLRWAGAVYVAWLAWTFLRAGLSGADRDKGVIGVLDGVLLLVLNPKAYVIIALMFSQFLTAFPIPHLAAVLWITTIFTLNNFVAFLFWTVVGDGLLARFRHRDHARHLNGAFATMLGLVAVWLFVAGGAAN is encoded by the coding sequence ATGTTTTCGACAACACTGGCTTTGATTTTGTTTCTGGCACCGCTGGCCTACAGCCCGGGACCGGGCAATATGGTTTTTGCTACAATGGGTGCGCGGTTTGGTCTGCGTACCACATTGCCTGCGAATTTCGGCTATCACGTCGCGACGTGGCTTGTGACTTTTGGCCTTGGGCTAGGGTTCTCGGCGTTGATCGCCAAGGCACCAACCTTGTTTGAGGTGTTGCGGTGGGCAGGGGCTGTCTATGTGGCGTGGCTGGCGTGGACGTTCCTTCGCGCCGGATTGTCGGGGGCGGATCGAGACAAGGGGGTCATCGGTGTTCTGGATGGTGTCTTGCTGTTGGTTCTAAACCCGAAAGCCTATGTAATCATCGCCTTGATGTTCAGCCAGTTCCTGACTGCGTTTCCAATCCCCCACCTAGCCGCCGTACTGTGGATCACGACCATTTTCACGCTGAACAACTTTGTGGCGTTCCTGTTCTGGACGGTCGTCGGTGATGGTCTATTGGCCCGCTTTAGACACCGCGATCATGCGCGCCATCTGAACGGGGCATTCGCCACGATGCTGGGTCTCGTTGCGGTTTGGCTGTTTGTTGCTGGCGGCGCAGCTAACTAG
- a CDS encoding type III PLP-dependent enzyme gives MTMMHFVGAGAPSPIAVPTRLDAFVASQQFDRPTLVMDLNRVDQQFNALQSGLGHARIHYAVKANPARPIIARLARLGSHFDAASKGEISLCLEEGARPQDISYGNTIKRASDIAWAHQQGITLFAADAEEELEKIAENAPGASVYIRLIVEASQADWPLTRKFGCDRNMAIALLGRAKELGLTPVGFSFHVGSQTRQAKMWAPTLNVMAEIWRSAKAAGHDLSVLNIGGGFPAFYGEAIDAPEIYARQVMDLVTERFGDKVQVMAEPGRGMVAEAGVIVAEVMLVSRKSDRDMHRWVYLDIGRFSGLAETEGEAIRYQFETPRDGDPMGPCVMAGPSCDSADVLYEKRPVHLPMTLKAGDRVLIRNTGAYTSTYSSVCFNGFPPLDVVVI, from the coding sequence ATGACCATGATGCATTTCGTTGGCGCAGGTGCGCCTTCCCCTATTGCTGTCCCTACTCGTCTTGACGCTTTCGTCGCCAGCCAGCAATTTGATAGACCCACATTGGTCATGGATCTTAACCGGGTTGACCAACAGTTCAACGCGCTGCAATCCGGTCTGGGTCACGCCCGGATTCACTATGCGGTGAAAGCAAACCCGGCACGCCCGATCATTGCCCGCCTGGCCCGGCTAGGCAGCCATTTCGACGCCGCCTCGAAGGGTGAAATCTCGCTGTGCCTTGAAGAAGGCGCGCGCCCTCAGGATATCTCGTATGGGAACACGATCAAACGGGCGTCGGACATCGCATGGGCGCATCAACAAGGGATCACCTTGTTCGCAGCGGACGCGGAAGAAGAGCTGGAAAAGATCGCCGAGAATGCGCCAGGCGCATCAGTTTACATCCGTTTGATCGTCGAAGCCTCGCAAGCCGACTGGCCGCTGACGCGCAAGTTTGGTTGCGATCGCAACATGGCCATCGCACTATTGGGGCGCGCGAAAGAGCTGGGGCTGACTCCGGTCGGTTTCTCGTTCCATGTCGGTTCACAAACCCGCCAGGCAAAAATGTGGGCGCCTACGCTGAACGTGATGGCCGAGATCTGGCGCTCGGCCAAGGCGGCCGGCCACGACCTGTCTGTGCTGAACATCGGCGGTGGGTTCCCAGCTTTTTATGGCGAAGCTATTGACGCGCCCGAGATCTATGCCCGTCAAGTGATGGACCTTGTGACCGAACGCTTCGGCGACAAGGTGCAAGTGATGGCCGAGCCGGGTCGCGGCATGGTGGCCGAAGCCGGTGTCATCGTGGCCGAGGTCATGCTGGTCAGCCGCAAATCTGACCGTGACATGCACCGCTGGGTGTATCTGGACATTGGGCGCTTTTCGGGCCTAGCCGAAACCGAGGGCGAGGCGATCCGCTATCAGTTCGAAACCCCACGCGACGGCGACCCGATGGGACCGTGCGTCATGGCCGGGCCAAGCTGCGATAGCGCCGATGTGCTTTATGAAAAGCGCCCCGTTCACTTGCCGATGACCCTGAAGGCAGGCGACCGCGTGTTGATCCGCAACACCGGGGCCTATACTTCGACTTATTCCAGCGTGTGTTTCAACGGATTCCCGCCGCTGGATGTCGTGGTGATCTGA
- a CDS encoding sulfurase: MPALVPSDYHGQITWLGKTADRDATLASVACDMVQLTYAGVTGEARSGLTRNSCARMREQYPVGSDIRNVRQLSILSAEEVALIAQDMDLDDLNPEWLGASIILSGLPDFTHIPPSSRLIAANGTSLTIDMENRPCNFPGQEIERHLPGKGRAFKAAAADRRGVTAWVEREGDLRIGDTLRLHIPFQRAWQPDS, translated from the coding sequence ATGCCTGCACTTGTCCCAAGCGATTATCACGGTCAGATCACGTGGCTGGGGAAGACTGCCGACCGTGATGCGACGTTGGCATCGGTTGCCTGTGATATGGTCCAACTAACCTATGCCGGTGTGACGGGCGAGGCGCGATCAGGTTTGACTCGCAATTCTTGCGCCCGAATGCGAGAGCAGTATCCGGTCGGTTCGGACATTCGGAACGTCCGCCAATTGTCGATCCTTTCCGCAGAAGAGGTCGCGTTGATCGCGCAGGATATGGATTTGGATGATTTGAATCCCGAATGGTTGGGCGCGTCCATTATTTTGTCAGGCTTGCCGGACTTCACCCATATCCCACCGTCGTCGCGTCTGATTGCGGCAAACGGCACTTCGTTAACGATAGACATGGAAAACCGACCCTGCAATTTTCCAGGGCAGGAGATCGAGCGTCATTTGCCGGGAAAGGGGCGGGCGTTTAAAGCTGCGGCCGCCGATCGCCGTGGCGTCACAGCTTGGGTCGAGCGTGAGGGCGATTTGCGCATTGGTGACACATTGCGTCTTCACATCCCGTTCCAACGTGCGTGGCAACCTGACAGCTAA
- a CDS encoding formate--tetrahydrofolate ligase, which produces MSYKSDIEIAREAKKRPIQEIGDKLGIPTEHLLPFGHDKAKISQEFINSVQSNDDGKLILVTAINPTPAGEGKTTTTVGLGDGLNRIGKNAMVCIREASLGPNFGMKGGAAGGGYAQVVPMEEMNLHFTGDFHAITSAHSLLSAMIDNHIYWGNELAIDERRVAWRRVVDMNDRALRDIVCSLGGVSNGFPRQTGYDITVASEVMAILCLSNNLQDLQKRLGDIIVAYTRERTPIYCRDIGADGAMTVLLKDAMQPNLVQTLENNPAFVHGGPFANIAHGCNSVIATKTAMKLTDYVVTEAGFGADLGAEKFMNIKCRKAGIAPSVVVLVATVRAMKMNGGVAKADLGEENVSAVAAGCPNLGRHIENLKSFGVPVVVAINHFVTDTDAEVQAVKDYVGEHGSEAIVSRHWELGSEGSEELARRVAEVADADVASFAPIYPDEMPLFEKIETIAKRIYRADEVLADKKIRQQLRDWEDAGYGNLPVCMAKTQYSFSTDPNLRGAPTGHSVPVREVRLSAGAGFVVVVCGEIMTMPGLPRQPAALTIGLNADGEIEGLF; this is translated from the coding sequence ATGAGCTATAAATCCGACATCGAAATTGCCCGCGAAGCCAAAAAACGTCCGATTCAGGAAATCGGTGATAAACTGGGAATTCCGACCGAGCACCTTCTGCCCTTCGGCCACGACAAGGCAAAGATCAGTCAAGAGTTCATCAACTCGGTTCAGTCCAACGATGATGGCAAGCTGATCCTTGTGACAGCGATCAACCCGACGCCCGCCGGTGAAGGCAAGACAACCACCACCGTTGGTCTGGGCGATGGCCTGAACCGGATTGGCAAAAATGCGATGGTCTGTATTCGCGAAGCCTCGCTTGGGCCAAACTTCGGGATGAAGGGTGGGGCTGCGGGTGGTGGATACGCTCAGGTCGTGCCGATGGAAGAGATGAACCTTCACTTCACTGGTGATTTTCACGCCATCACCTCGGCGCACTCGCTTCTGTCAGCGATGATCGACAACCATATCTATTGGGGCAACGAATTGGCAATTGACGAGCGTCGTGTAGCCTGGCGCCGTGTGGTTGATATGAACGACCGCGCATTGCGCGACATCGTCTGTTCTTTGGGCGGTGTCTCGAACGGCTTCCCGCGTCAGACCGGGTATGACATCACGGTTGCTTCGGAAGTTATGGCGATCCTGTGCCTGTCTAACAATCTGCAAGATCTTCAAAAACGTCTGGGCGATATTATCGTGGCCTATACCCGCGAGCGCACGCCGATCTACTGCCGTGACATTGGTGCCGACGGCGCGATGACCGTGTTGCTCAAAGACGCGATGCAGCCAAATCTTGTGCAGACGTTGGAAAACAACCCGGCTTTTGTTCATGGCGGCCCATTTGCCAATATCGCGCATGGTTGCAACTCGGTCATTGCGACAAAAACCGCCATGAAACTGACGGATTATGTAGTGACCGAGGCTGGCTTTGGGGCTGATCTGGGCGCCGAGAAATTCATGAACATCAAGTGCCGCAAGGCAGGGATTGCGCCCAGCGTGGTGGTGCTGGTGGCGACAGTGCGGGCAATGAAGATGAACGGCGGGGTCGCCAAGGCTGATCTGGGTGAAGAGAATGTCTCGGCGGTTGCAGCCGGGTGCCCGAACCTTGGCCGTCACATCGAGAACCTAAAATCTTTCGGCGTGCCGGTTGTTGTCGCGATCAACCACTTTGTCACAGACACGGATGCAGAGGTGCAGGCGGTCAAGGATTATGTCGGCGAACACGGTTCAGAAGCCATCGTGTCGCGCCATTGGGAGCTTGGCTCGGAAGGGTCTGAAGAACTGGCCCGCCGCGTGGCCGAAGTGGCGGATGCCGATGTCGCCAGCTTTGCGCCAATCTATCCCGACGAGATGCCCCTGTTCGAAAAGATCGAAACCATCGCCAAGCGGATATATCGCGCGGATGAGGTGCTGGCCGACAAGAAAATCCGCCAGCAGTTGCGCGACTGGGAAGACGCCGGGTATGGCAACTTGCCGGTCTGTATGGCGAAAACGCAATACAGCTTTTCGACCGATCCAAACCTGCGTGGTGCGCCTACAGGCCATTCGGTGCCCGTTCGCGAGGTACGACTGTCTGCAGGTGCGGGCTTTGTCGTCGTCGTATGCGGCGAGATCATGACCATGCCGGGCCTGCCACGACAGCCCGCCGCTTTGACCATCGGCTTGAACGCCGATGGCGAGATTGAAGGTCTGTTCTGA
- the folD gene encoding bifunctional methylenetetrahydrofolate dehydrogenase/methenyltetrahydrofolate cyclohydrolase FolD, with translation MTAQIIDGKAFAATVREKVAAHVARIKDENGITPGLAVVLVGEDPASQVYVRSKGKQTVEVGMNSYEHKLNADTSEKDLLVLINKLNNDPQVHGILVQLPLPGHLNEDLVINSIDPAKDVDGFHISNVGLLGTGQKSMVPCTPLGCLMMLRDHHGSLSGLDAVVIGRSNIVGKPMAQLLLGDSCTVTIAHSRTKDLPDVVRRADIVVAAVGRAEMVPGDWIKQGATVIDVGINRIDAPEKGEGKTRLVGDVHFESAAKVAGAITPVPGGVGPMTIACLLANTLTACCRANGLVEPEGLTA, from the coding sequence ATGACAGCTCAGATCATTGACGGCAAGGCATTTGCCGCAACCGTGCGCGAGAAGGTCGCTGCCCATGTGGCGCGTATCAAAGACGAAAACGGGATCACCCCCGGTCTGGCCGTTGTTCTGGTGGGTGAAGACCCCGCCAGTCAGGTTTATGTTCGCTCAAAAGGCAAGCAAACCGTCGAAGTCGGCATGAACAGCTATGAGCACAAGTTGAACGCCGACACGTCGGAAAAGGACTTGCTGGTTTTGATCAACAAGCTGAACAACGATCCGCAAGTGCATGGAATCCTTGTGCAACTGCCTTTGCCCGGTCATCTGAATGAAGACCTTGTGATCAACTCGATTGACCCTGCGAAGGACGTTGACGGGTTTCATATCTCGAATGTCGGTTTGTTGGGGACAGGGCAGAAATCTATGGTGCCTTGCACGCCGCTGGGGTGTCTGATGATGTTGCGCGACCATCACGGGTCGCTGTCCGGGTTGGACGCCGTGGTGATCGGACGCTCGAACATCGTGGGCAAGCCGATGGCGCAGCTTTTGCTGGGCGACAGCTGCACGGTGACCATAGCGCACAGCCGCACAAAAGACTTGCCCGACGTCGTGCGCCGCGCCGATATCGTGGTGGCCGCGGTTGGACGTGCTGAAATGGTGCCGGGTGACTGGATCAAACAGGGCGCGACCGTGATTGACGTGGGCATCAACCGCATTGACGCGCCCGAGAAGGGGGAAGGCAAAACGCGTCTTGTCGGTGACGTTCACTTTGAAAGCGCAGCCAAAGTCGCAGGCGCCATCACACCGGTGCCCGGTGGTGTTGGCCCGATGACGATTGCCTGCCTGTTGGCTAACACGCTGACGGCTTGTTGCCGCGCCAACGGGTTGGTCGAGCCGGAAGGCCTGACCGCCTAG
- a CDS encoding Hint domain-containing protein, which yields MSISIYGAFRSDTTMSNNTATYATIGSRFRISSYSKISISDGADGTIIAGDNVTNESPNDSSQTYNGEVFFWDYTIQVTDGSNVYEVGVMDWDANGNGSMQWPGAEQGYFIAFLNGDIPPLNTRLTVVAVTDNGPSIPVSTVVPCFGIGTLIDTPKGPRKIETLSVGDLVSTLDNGAQKIRWIGKRELSLRELLKKPKLTPIRITAGSLGANLPLRDLCVSPQHRVLVRSPIAKRMFGGEEALIPAHKLIEIPGIFVDTVDAPVTYFHMLFDSHEIVLSEGAPTESLFTGKEALKSVGDAAYDEIMTLFPELAAADYVPRMARFCPPKGKHMKTLVRRHVSNQKPLLAVQ from the coding sequence ATGTCTATTTCAATATACGGGGCCTTTCGCTCCGATACGACGATGTCGAACAATACGGCGACCTATGCCACGATTGGGTCGCGGTTCCGTATCAGTTCCTATAGCAAAATCTCCATTTCTGATGGTGCTGATGGCACAATCATTGCGGGCGATAATGTCACCAATGAATCTCCTAACGATTCAAGCCAGACATACAATGGCGAGGTCTTCTTCTGGGACTACACCATTCAGGTGACGGACGGGTCAAACGTCTATGAAGTCGGCGTTATGGATTGGGATGCGAACGGCAATGGCTCGATGCAGTGGCCAGGCGCTGAACAAGGATATTTCATCGCTTTTCTGAATGGTGACATCCCACCGCTCAACACCAGACTCACGGTTGTTGCTGTCACGGATAATGGCCCATCAATTCCTGTTAGCACCGTGGTTCCTTGCTTTGGCATAGGTACGTTGATCGATACGCCAAAAGGTCCGCGTAAGATTGAAACACTTAGCGTCGGCGATCTGGTTTCGACGCTGGACAATGGCGCACAGAAAATCCGTTGGATCGGCAAGCGAGAATTAAGCCTGCGTGAGCTATTGAAGAAACCCAAACTGACGCCGATCCGTATCACCGCAGGCTCATTGGGGGCAAACCTGCCCCTGCGCGATCTGTGCGTGTCGCCGCAACATCGCGTGCTGGTGCGCTCACCCATTGCGAAACGGATGTTTGGTGGCGAAGAGGCATTGATCCCGGCCCACAAGTTGATCGAGATCCCCGGCATATTTGTCGATACGGTGGATGCGCCCGTGACCTATTTTCACATGCTGTTTGATAGCCACGAGATCGTGTTGTCAGAAGGGGCACCCACCGAAAGCTTGTTTACTGGCAAAGAAGCTTTGAAAAGCGTGGGTGATGCGGCCTATGACGAGATCATGACCCTGTTTCCCGAACTTGCAGCGGCTGATTACGTGCCACGGATGGCGCGGTTCTGTCCGCCCAAGGGCAAACACATGAAAACGCTGGTGCGCCGTCATGTCAGCAATCAAAAGCCGCTTCTCGCGGTGCAATAA
- a CDS encoding crotonase/enoyl-CoA hydratase family protein, whose amino-acid sequence MSDRVRITEDNQVATVTLTRADKRNALDLEMIRAIVGAGEALAVRKDIRAVVLAGDGPAFSAGLDLAAMPEIAQFAMQGGVFLERTHGNSNLFQAAAMVWAEMPQPVIAAVHGYAFGGAFQIMLGADMRVTAPDTRFSIMEGRWGIIPDMGGMVLMRRLARGDVIRKLTYSAEQFEAQQALDWGFVTELSDTPLDRAQALATEIAQKSPDAIRAAKALIRDTELMGVKDTLIAESRVQETLMGKPNQMEAVVAGMQKRAPKFTD is encoded by the coding sequence ATGTCAGACCGCGTTCGCATCACCGAAGACAATCAGGTCGCCACCGTCACGTTGACCCGCGCGGACAAGCGCAATGCGCTGGATCTTGAAATGATCCGCGCAATCGTGGGCGCAGGCGAAGCACTGGCCGTGCGCAAGGATATCCGTGCCGTGGTATTGGCGGGAGACGGGCCTGCCTTCTCGGCCGGGCTTGATCTGGCCGCGATGCCCGAGATCGCACAGTTCGCCATGCAAGGCGGTGTTTTTCTTGAGCGCACACACGGCAATTCGAACCTATTTCAGGCCGCCGCGATGGTTTGGGCCGAGATGCCACAGCCGGTCATCGCCGCCGTGCATGGCTATGCTTTTGGTGGCGCGTTCCAGATCATGTTGGGAGCGGATATGCGCGTCACCGCGCCAGACACCCGCTTTTCGATCATGGAGGGCCGGTGGGGTATAATCCCCGACATGGGCGGTATGGTCCTGATGCGGCGGCTGGCGCGGGGGGATGTGATCCGCAAACTGACTTACTCCGCCGAGCAATTCGAGGCACAACAGGCGCTGGACTGGGGGTTCGTCACCGAACTGTCAGACACGCCACTGGATCGTGCGCAGGCACTTGCTACCGAGATCGCGCAGAAATCCCCCGACGCCATCCGTGCGGCCAAGGCCTTGATCCGCGACACGGAACTGATGGGGGTGAAAGACACGTTGATCGCCGAAAGTCGTGTACAAGAGACGCTGATGGGTAAACCCAATCAGATGGAAGCCGTGGTGGCCGGGATGCAAAAACGTGCGCCCAAATTCACCGATTAA
- a CDS encoding PaaI family thioesterase, whose product MTELSPTTIAKVRQSFAAQNLMTMIGAEMTDLAHGTCQITAPIPDNMRQQHGFGHAALTFGLGDTAAGYAALSVMPVGHEVLTSEIKINLLAPASGDRLVAEGRVLRIGRRLIPVEADVWAEQDGERTLIAKLLGTMVPVPIRPAAT is encoded by the coding sequence ATGACCGAACTCTCCCCCACCACCATCGCCAAAGTCCGGCAAAGCTTTGCCGCTCAGAACCTGATGACAATGATCGGGGCCGAGATGACAGATCTGGCGCATGGGACTTGCCAGATCACCGCGCCGATCCCGGACAATATGCGTCAGCAACACGGGTTCGGCCACGCCGCGCTGACCTTCGGGTTGGGTGATACCGCTGCGGGTTATGCCGCGCTTTCGGTCATGCCAGTGGGTCACGAAGTCCTGACCTCCGAGATCAAGATCAACCTGCTGGCCCCCGCCTCGGGCGACCGGTTGGTGGCCGAAGGGCGCGTGTTGCGCATTGGCCGCCGTCTGATCCCGGTTGAAGCAGATGTCTGGGCCGAACAAGACGGCGAACGGACCCTGATCGCCAAGCTGTTGGGCACCATGGTCCCGGTTCCGATCCGACCTGCCGCAACGTGA
- the pdeM gene encoding ligase-associated DNA damage response endonuclease PdeM, which yields MKGYEFIFTGVKLTLLSSGALWWSDQKLLCVSDLHLGKSERMAREGGAILPPYETRDTLHKLERDIETTGARTIVCLGDSFDDLEASGNLPEDEALWLTRLMAGRRWVWIEGNHDPGPIEFAGTHLAELLQPPIHFRHIARVGASGEITGHFHPKAQLHFKGRSVSRRCLLFDGDRVIMPSYGTYTGGLRSDHSVLTRLMRPEAIAVLLSDPPQPIPMPR from the coding sequence ATGAAGGGGTACGAGTTTATTTTCACGGGGGTGAAGCTGACCTTGCTGTCGTCCGGCGCGTTGTGGTGGTCGGACCAGAAATTATTGTGCGTCTCTGACTTGCATCTTGGCAAGTCTGAACGCATGGCCCGCGAGGGCGGCGCGATCCTACCTCCCTATGAAACGCGTGACACCCTGCACAAGCTGGAACGCGATATCGAGACAACAGGCGCACGCACCATTGTCTGTCTCGGCGACAGTTTCGATGATCTTGAAGCCTCTGGAAACCTGCCGGAGGACGAAGCTCTGTGGCTGACCCGTCTAATGGCAGGTCGCCGTTGGGTCTGGATCGAAGGCAACCACGATCCCGGCCCAATTGAATTCGCCGGCACCCATCTGGCCGAGCTTCTGCAACCGCCGATCCACTTCCGCCACATCGCGCGCGTGGGCGCGTCGGGCGAGATCACCGGACATTTCCACCCCAAAGCTCAGCTGCATTTCAAAGGCCGCTCGGTCAGTCGGCGCTGCCTGTTGTTCGATGGGGATCGGGTGATCATGCCGTCCTATGGCACCTATACCGGCGGGCTGCGTTCGGATCATTCCGTTCTGACCCGATTGATGCGTCCCGAGGCAATTGCTGTTCTGCTAAGCGATCCACCACAGCCAATCCCGATGCCGCGCTGA